Below is a window of Deltaproteobacteria bacterium DNA.
CATTTCGATCTCCTGGCCCGGATGCGCTCCCGTAAACCCAAAACCACCGAGGCGGAATGACCATGCAGACACTCGCTCTTTTCGCCTACGTCTTCTACCTGGCCATCATCGCCATCGGCGGCTTCGCGGCCGTGACCAACACCAATCTGGTCCGGGCCCTGGTCGGCCTGGTGGCGGCCATGTTCGGAGTCGCGGGCATGTACTTCCTGATGAACGCACCCTTCGTGGGCCTGATGCAGCTTCTCATCTATGTCGGCGCCATCAGCGTGCTCATCTTCTTCGCCATCATGCTGACCAAGGCCCCGGCCGGCAGCGAAGAACAAAAACCCTCGCCACGTAAATCCAAGGCCGTGTTGGCCGCCATGGGGCCGGTCGTGCTCCTGGCCGTGGTCTGTCTCAAGGCCTTCACCCAGACCGTGGACGTGCCCGTGGAAAACGACATCAAGGAACTGGGTCAGGGCCTGCTTGGCACCTATGGACTCGCCTTTGAACTTATCTCCGTGGTGCTGCTGGTGGCCATGGCCGGCGCGGTGCTCCTGGGCTTCAAACGACGGGAGGAAGCATGAACTCGCTCTTTCTTTTCCATCTGG
It encodes the following:
- a CDS encoding NADH-quinone oxidoreductase subunit J; translated protein: MQTLALFAYVFYLAIIAIGGFAAVTNTNLVRALVGLVAAMFGVAGMYFLMNAPFVGLMQLLIYVGAISVLIFFAIMLTKAPAGSEEQKPSPRKSKAVLAAMGPVVLLAVVCLKAFTQTVDVPVENDIKELGQGLLGTYGLAFELISVVLLVAMAGAVLLGFKRREEA